The sequence CTTCAGGAACGAGCTTCAAAAAGCCTGCAAGAACTACCAGTTCTACCTTTAATTCTTTCAGAAAACCGGCAAGTTCTTCGTTGGTAACTGAACCTGACTTTTTTTCTTTGCTTAAAAACCATACCGGGATCGAATTCTGCTTTGCCTTTTCTACCGCCCCGCTTTCCGGCCTGTCGGTAAAAACGGCTGCAACTTCAACATTCAGCGCCCCGCTCTGTTTCGCATCAAGAATAGCCTGTAAGTTTGAACCCCTGCCTGAGACAAATACCGCTATTTTTAACATTATCTTCTATTTTAACGTTTGGAAAGTTAGTCATTTAAACAAAAATAATCAATGTAATCTCAAGGGGAAAACAAATAAAATTCGTCCCAAATGCTATCCCTTAAAGTACATTTCCAATCCCTGACTAAGAGGGGGTAAAACCCTAAAATTAAAGTTTCCACCTTAAGGCTTTTACAAAGCCGTCAAGCTTTGCCTCATAATCAAACTTGCTGTAGGATTCTGCCTTATCCAGCAGTTTCGATGCCATCTGCTTGTTTCCCTTCTTCAGGTATGCCCTTGCTCCATAATAACAGGCAAAAGGCTTAATCCACTTTTCTTCCTTCGTATCGGTCTTAAGCGCCCTGTTTGCAAAATCTATGGACTCGTCAACCCTGCCCATTTCAAATGCCGCATCGCTTAAGTACTGAAAGGCTTCCCCTTTTAACTTGTCGTTTTCAAGCCCTGAAATAATGCCCTTCAGCATGTCATAAGCCTCATTAAACCTGCCGTCTTCAATCAAATTTGAGGCCTTTATAATCGTAATCTCATTTACGGAAAGAGGATGGTCGTAATAGGCCTCCCCTTTTCTTTTGGCAAAAATGTCGTCTGCAATATCAGTGTTCCCATTCCTGGCCAGGATGTAATTTTTCTGAGCTTCCCTTCTGTTTCTGGTCATTTCGTAGCAGAGGGCCGTCCTGTAATATGCTATTCCTGAATAATCAAAGTCCCTCGTTCCGGTCAGAAATCTCTGGTAATACCCCACGGCATGATAAAAATCGTTCCTGTGGAATGATATGTCGCCAAGAAGAAAATTGGCGTATGCCGTTATCTGCTGAAATCTGGTGTTGTTGCTCCTGATTATGTCCTTCAGCGTCCTTTCAGCTTCAGAGGGCTTCCTGTCCTTCATCAAAACCACGGCCAGCGAGTACTGGAAAAGCGAATTATGAGGGTACTGCTTAACGAGCTGCCTTAAATATCCGGCTGCAGTACCATAGTCGCCGTAGCTTTCCGAAT is a genomic window of Ignavibacteria bacterium containing:
- a CDS encoding DUF3808 domain-containing protein, whose amino-acid sequence is MLKKFFILLFLLLTAKVSAQNDVVASIYRGLGYSYNFQLKEAEAEFQKIISQYPDDPRGYHYKSSLYLWAFMGNKDQADYNRFMHLSDLAIEKAQSLLDRQENSENALYVLGANYGLRAMAFTKNSNSLDAVWAAKKSSKYLNEVQELYPYNNDIYLGKGLFSYAVSFVPGVFKWALKLAGFSGSKEEGVYYLKKAFKYGKYSKPEAAFFLSQVYSESYGDYGTAAGYLRQLVKQYPHNSLFQYSLAVVLMKDRKPSEAERTLKDIIRSNNTRFQQITAYANFLLGDISFHRNDFYHAVGYYQRFLTGTRDFDYSGIAYYRTALCYEMTRNRREAQKNYILARNGNTDIADDIFAKRKGEAYYDHPLSVNEITIIKASNLIEDGRFNEAYDMLKGIISGLENDKLKGEAFQYLSDAAFEMGRVDESIDFANRALKTDTKEEKWIKPFACYYGARAYLKKGNKQMASKLLDKAESYSKFDYEAKLDGFVKALRWKL